A part of Desulfatiglans sp. genomic DNA contains:
- a CDS encoding BrnT family toxin, producing the protein MIKHGVSFKEAQEAFLDENRIILEDVIHSTDEKRYYCIGKVADGIMTVRFTYREDIIRIFGAGFWRKGEKRYEEKNKIH; encoded by the coding sequence ATTATTAAACATGGGGTATCATTTAAAGAGGCACAGGAGGCCTTTTTAGATGAAAACCGTATCATCCTGGAAGATGTCATTCATAGTACTGATGAAAAACGTTATTACTGTATTGGAAAAGTTGCAGATGGTATAATGACTGTGCGCTTTACATACAGGGAAGACATCATCCGGATCTTCGGTGCGGGATTTTGGAGAAAAGGAGAAAAACGTTATGAAGAAAAAAATAAAATACACTAA
- a CDS encoding ribbon-helix-helix protein, CopG family, with the protein MKKKIKYTNEPSDVDLENAVEIKDFLPKPKNLVLRKEQPVTLRLDASVISELKAEAARKGMGMSTLIRMWVHERLEQSHNV; encoded by the coding sequence ATGAAGAAAAAAATAAAATACACTAATGAGCCATCTGATGTAGATCTGGAAAATGCAGTAGAAATAAAAGACTTTCTACCCAAACCTAAAAACCTTGTATTACGCAAAGAGCAACCTGTGACTCTGCGTCTTGATGCCTCAGTAATTTCAGAACTAAAAGCAGAAGCGGCGAGAAAAGGTATGGGTATGTCTACCCTTATTCGCATGTGGGTGCATGAGCGGCTGGAACAATCTCACAACGTATAA